GTGCAGCAAGATACAAAGCAAAAAGGTAAAAAGCTGAGCTGGCAAAATGCATACAAAGCTCCAGCATTGTGCTCCACTAAAACGTTCCAAAGATTTATAACAACAATTACAACATCAAATTTAAAAGTCATCACGTGGCCCTCCCTCAAAGTCACCTGATTGCTCAGCTATCCGGTTGTGGTCCCAGTTTagcgacgtccgatccatttcaactgggagatcTGGCGATACGCTGCCGACCTCCCACTtctaacggattggacgtctattgtcttcaagggcagccaataagttatgaATACAAACGCATTAAAGGAAGTGTTGTCAATTCTCACGTTTGACCTGACCGGCTGTATGCCGCTGGTAGAAATACAAGTCACACGGAAGGTCTTCCACTACGCCAGGCCCATCTCCTCCAGCACGCTCCTGGGCGACTCGTCTTCCTGCGTCGGGGAGAAGACAAACATAAGCTAGCGGTGTGTAACGTGGGTTAAGATTCCGTATTTTTAGCCGGTACTTGTTTCCCCCGCACTCACTGAATGCACCATGTCACATGATAAGCCACATTCCACTAATTATCCAATCACCAGTCGCCTAGGTACTATATAAGCTGGACTCCTCTCCCTTCAGTCGTGTGGGAGAGAAGCCAAGGAGCAACAGCTCCAGATCAATCTCACTTTTTGaaccaattgtatttttcaaacttgtTTAAAggctgttttaaaacttttagaaTCAGACCTTTTTATTTGTGATGGCGACCTGGTGAGTCTTGGATTTTCCATCTATTGTTAGCGGATTAGCCACCATGCTAACTTATATGTTCATGTAATTTTTGTGTCTGTTGGTgctttattattgtattttgttatgTTAGCATcatgatgctaatgctaacatgtgACTATTGCATTTTCGTGTCTGTTGgtgctttattattgttttctgttagcatgctaatgccAACATGTGAATACTACTGCATTTTCGTGTCTATTGgtgctttattattgttttgttagcatattgctaatgctaacatgtgAATACTATTGCATTTTGTGTCAgtgctttattattgttttctgttagcatgctaatgctaacatgtgAATACTATTGCATTTTCGTGTCTGTTGGTGCTTTATTGTTttatgttagcatgctaatgctaacatgtgAATACGATTGCATTTTCGTGTCTGTTGGTGCTTTCTTTTATGTTAGCATGAGAATGCTAATGCCAATATGTGAATACAATTGCATTTACGTGTCTGTTGGtgctttattattttgtgaGCATAATGCTAATTCTAACATGTGAATACAATTGCATTTGTGTTGGTGCTTTGTGTATGTTAgcataatgctaatgctaacatgtgAATACAATTGCATTTACGTGTCTGTTGGTGTTTTGTTtaatgctaacatgctaatacTAACATCTGAATACTAATGCATTTTCGTGTCTGTTGGTGCTTTTTTTTATGTTAGCATAATCCTAATGCTAACATGTGAATACAATTGCATTTACGTGTCTGTTGGTGCTTTGTTTTATGTTAGCATGAcaatgctaacatgctaatacTAACATGTGAATACTATTGCATTTACATGTCTGTTGGTGCTTTATGTTAACATGACAATGCTAATGCTGACATGCTAATACAATTGCATTTTCATGTCTGTtggtgctttattatttttctgtTAGCATGATAATGCTAACATGTGAATAGTATTTCATTTTTGTAACTTGGTTGGTTCATGCAGCCAGGTGGTCCTGCCCTGCCTTGGGACCACTCCAACAAAAGGATGGCGAGCTAGAACTTGAGCCAGGAGCCTGATGGTCCTTTTTCCTTGTCTTCAACACAAGTCAGGGTCTCGTTTCTCTCCCCGCTACTCGggtcaagcacttcaaataccCATTCAACTTGTGACTGTTCAAGCAGTGCTAATGGACACTCACCTTGTACCTCCATAAAACTGAAGGCATTCATTCGTATGCTTAACTATTTGTTACTTATGAACGTTGGGCTGGGGAAAGGGAActgggtttttttccttttaaattgTGTGCTCACTTGGATTTTGTAAATATTCCTAAGTGTTGTTTTTTATCACATTTGTTAAATACTTATCATTATTCATTGTCGCTGGCCTCCAATAGCCGAACCAGATCTTCCTGATCTGCCCACTATTTTGTCACCTCAGTGGTGGTCTTAAGAACATGGCTCATACTTGTTACAGGTGCGTTTGCCACCCCATTTGCCCACCTCCTGCAGTATGTCGGCTTGCTCGATGGCTTTCAAGACGCTCTTCTTAGACGTATCCTGGATCTCTCCTCCCATCAGGAACTCATCCAGGATGaagtaagccttttcaaagttgaAGATGATGTCCAGCTCGCACACCTGAGACATGCAACGGCACTTAATCAGATGGCGCGCGCACGGAAACGCACGTCGACATGGCACTCACGCTGCCGAAATATTTATCCAAGAGTTCCACGAAGCGGTGGATGACTTCCAGCGTGATCAGCTCGTTGTCGTGCTCCTCCACGGCGCAGCAAAAGTACAAGCTAGCGTACCTGCAGTTGCTGTTTTTCAATACAAGAGTTTGCCATTAACAACGGGTCACCATACCTTTTGTAGACAATCTTGAGGTCCCTCCACTCCAGAAAACTGCACATTTTGGGCTTGCGGGCCAGGACGATCTGCATCAGCTCCCTAACCATCTTCTTCTTGTCGCGTTCGGCCGTGGCCGTGTACCACTTCTGCAGCCGCAGCTTGCCCTGCCGACTGAACAGCAGCATGAAGCGCATCTGTGGACCCGTGATAAAGAAATaaacccagtgcctttgccggacatgcagccccatatcatcaaggactgaggggaattttttttttttctttaggcggtcatctttgtaaatctcactggaacagcaccaaacaaaagttccagcatcatcaccttgtcaaagctgttccagtgagatttacaaagatgactgcttgAATAAGACGTCaaatttctattgccactacagGTtaacaatagggttgagatctgtgcTATTTGCGGGCCTTGACATTGATcgaatgagtctttctccaaggaatcctttcacaggtttagctctgtggcatgatgcattgtcatcttggaaaatgacattttcaattgaagggataagaaagctgtctaaaatttcaatgtaaacttgtgcattcattgaagatttaaccacagtgcctttgcctgacatgcagccccatatcatcaaggactgggggaattttgaggtcttcttcaggcagtcatttttataaatctcactggaacagcaccaaacaaaagttccaacatcatcaccttgtcaagaatctgcattggacaaggtgtcaggagtcaagaatctgccttGGAcagggtgatgatgctggaactttggtttggtgctgttccagtgagttttacaaagatgactgcccaaacaaaacatcaaaatttcttcattaatttggtgccaactctttgATTGTAGTTGCAAGataatccttgcaggtcggagccttgctgtggaccatttttttccatttccgccacaggttttcaatagggttgagatctgggctatttgcaggccatgacattgactggatgagtctttcttcaAGGAATGCTGTAACAGTTTTAGGTCTGTGGcaagatgcattgtcatcttggaaaatgacaaacatatgttcaattgaatggataagaaagctgtctaaaatttcaatgttgtGCATttgttgaagatttaaccacagccatcgccCCAGTGCCTTTGTCTGACATGCACCCCCAAATCATCAAGGACAGAGGGAATTTTGGTGTTTTCTTcaagcagtcatctttgtaaatctcactggaacggcaccaaacaaaagttccagcatcatcaccttgtcaagaatctgcatagcGGACTGATTGAATGTATGTTCATTCGCccatcccagtctaaatggatcggacgtataggaacgtcaatggcagccagtgatttACCAGACACATTCTCGTGGAACACTCGATGACATCCCTTTAAAATATCACTAAAAGAATACAAAGTACCACAATATATCGCCATATTAATACATTGTTACAGTATGTTGTGATATGCTTAAAACTTCATTACTTACTTTCAgtgggtggatgaagtactcatttaacaaaaaaaaaaatattcaagtaaatgtacaaaagtacttgctttaaaatttacaagtaaaaagtatcatttcccagcttcatatttgtactcaagtacagtaacaaagtacttcGTCAGATTCCACCACTGCTTACTTTAGACTACCACAAAAACATACAATGACGTCAAATCTATAGAATAATTAGCATCTCAAGTGAAGTTTTATTTGTCATCAAACCTGTGACTTTTATTGACACTGACAATTGCCTGGAGCTTTAAGGCCCAGGAAGTAAAGGTTGCtacaatttaaaataaacacaacaacaacctaACAAACTAAAAAGAAAATTCTATCATCACAAAACAAATGATGAAACACTGTCACTACGTATATTAGTAACGATTTTCCAGCTAATGCTAACAGACGCCAGGTGTAGCAAGAGCAGGTAGGAAGCCACTTCCTGATACCTGACACCTTCCTAGCATGAGCATATAAAGGAGACACGTATTGTCGCCTTTCCTCCTCCGATTAAAAAGGACAACTtaccattttcttggtgttttgGGTCGGTACCGCGACGTTTCAGATCTACTTTGCCTCTACAAGGCAATTCACATACACCGGTTAGTATTGGCACTTGTTCATATCTGTCAGTGAGTACACAGGACATGCTACGCGTAACTGTACAGGCAAAAGCATCGTTTGCCTCACTGCGCACGCGCACATTGTTTTCTTTGCCTCGTCATAAGCGGCGGGGAACCGGAGGAAAAGTCAAACGATCGTCACCTGCTGTATGCAACTAGTACTGCAAGTGGTTAAATATTCCACTCCTTATGTGTTAACTATTTCACGCATGAATTATTTCCTACCCTAActcttgctgccattgacggagcgATACGTCCAATCACCACGCTTTGCATGAAGGATCGCATTTGCGCATGCACGCTTTCTCACGCTTTTTTTTGGTGCAAGAACACGTTTGACGAGCCAgactattaaattttattttgttttatgagCATGTCTCACCACGGGTGTTCACGTCGAAGTGGTTTGTATCACAAAAGATGACGCGGGTTGAATTCTGCTTTAGTCGACTTGTGCTGCAGCGCTATCTGGTGGACATAAGCAGACAGCAagaaagtaactttttttttttttttttaaattgtttttaaaaattgaacaatCTCAAATGTACAAAACAGAACCAAAACAATTTGGCTAAAACATCTTTGAACTTTTTATGACACATTTGAACCAGTGCATGCTATAGAATGCAGAGTGTaaatatgatatatatattagggctgtcaaatgattacaattttaatcgagtaaattacagcttaaaagttaattaatcgcaattcaaaccatctgtaaaatatgccatatttttctgtaaattatgttggaatgaaaagataagacaagacggatactgtatatacattcatcatatggtacataagaactgtatttgtttatttgtttagaaaaacttgtagttcttaaaagataaatgttagcaaaagttatagaaattttctattaaaacccctcaatgtttttgttttaacaacatttgtaaaattgtcaatcaaaaaataaactagtagctcgccattgttgatgtcaataattacaccatgctcactccccaaacccataaaatcatttggaaccaagcgccagcagagggcgccagacaacaaaaaacaagtaacaagtggacattacactgctgtcattttaatctgtttgagcggggtatgtgcgttaattgcgtcaaatatttcaacgtgattaattaaaaattaattaccgcccgttaacgcgataattttgacagccctaattttatatatatatatataataaaattgctgggtctttttttttcacctgtaggacccccccaaaaaacaaacctAGAAGATCCAACAAGTAATTGCACATATATATGGTTTTAAGATGTATGTtgctcattttaaaaatgaaaaaaaatgcaatattgtTGTCGTTTCTAATGCTAGTAGtgtagtttttttaaatatgctatatggccgggcctgtccccatggggcccggccgggcacagcccgaaaaggcaacactGGTtctccttcccatgggctcaccacctatgGGTTGGGCCAAAGGGGACGGGTGTgtggggagttgggcggcagccaaaggcgggggccttatcGGTCTGACCCCAAGCTGCAGTTTTGCAAGTTTTGTAGATATTGTGCTTTTAATCTGAAATGATGACGTCGTCTTTGGTGCAGTTCatttgtgctaggtttgtgcttGATTTGTGCTGTAAACATTTTCATTTGCGCTGCTATCGTATCATAGATATCGAGATAttcattttgagtgatgacgtcagcCAATCTGTATCCTAATGCTGCATTTGTGGAAGGTGGGAATTCGGACCTATCCCTACAAAtgcaaaaacaaagtacaaacgatttttcaaaattcagattggtgggctggttgacctcagattgacctttaGATAACATTAGATAGCCGTCTACTCATTTAGCTGCCTAATAGGAGCGCCGGCTACCGATACGCCATTAGCAGCGCGACTTCTGCTTGTTTCTCTATCGCCGTCAAAGTCTGCCAAGGAGTCAATAAACAGTCaccagttgtttttttatacagaatATTTACTCAAGCAACTTTGCAAGAATACGCTTTACAAGTGAAAATTGAAAGGGAATACTCTACTACTGCTGATTGCTAGAATTAGCCTTCTAGGATCGAATAGTATATTACAAGCAAAAAAAGCTCAATATTTGCACGTTTCCAAGGCCTAAGCTCAGATTGATGGCGGGTTCAGACGACCGACTGGTCTCTGACGTCGTCGTATCGTTGGTACTGCTCCGTTAGCAAAGGTTGGTGAACCTCCGTCTTGCTGGTTCTGGCGCGAACCGCGCAGGTGGAGGCCACGAAGACTGCGCCGACGATTACAAGGGCGGCGATGATGCTTAACGTGATGATTTCGGTCAGCGTGAAAGGTTGACCTTGAGGAACGTACGGATTCGTGAGGTTCAGTCAAACCAACgtgtcattcaacatacctggcCATTCGGCTTCGTAAGAGTAGCCCAGGTTTTCCGGGGCGGTCACAAACATCTCTGCGTTAGTCACGGGAGGCCAGAAGGGAACCATGTTGTAGCCTCGGTTGTGACCGATTGGGGCATTTTGGTCGGGATACACCACCGAGCCTGCCGAGAGAGTCCGACAATGTTCTCAGTGCTTACGAATGAAGAAGAACTGATCGTTTCGCATCTCCGAAACGCACCTGGGCTATGTCTTCGCAGCCA
This sequence is a window from Corythoichthys intestinalis isolate RoL2023-P3 chromosome 13, ASM3026506v1, whole genome shotgun sequence. Protein-coding genes within it:
- the ap1s1 gene encoding AP-1 complex subunit sigma-1A — translated: MMRFMLLFSRQGKLRLQKWYTATAERDKKKMVRELMQIVLARKPKMCSFLEWRDLKIVYKRYASLYFCCAVEEHDNELITLEVIHRFVELLDKYFGSVCELDIIFNFEKAYFILDEFLMGGEIQDTSKKSVLKAIEQADILQEEDESPRSVLEEMGLA